In Actinoplanes sp. NBC_00393, a single genomic region encodes these proteins:
- a CDS encoding alpha-L-arabinofuranosidase C-terminal domain-containing protein produces MPRIPTRLVGAAAVLVSLPLAVAPPVSAAAVEPDYTITVKPGATGAAIPKSMYGVFFEDINYAADGGLYAELVRNRSFEFLPADNRAYTGLTGWTVTGTATTVNDDQRLNERNRTYLRLTAPAQITNSGYNTGLAVERGERYDFSVWARSDAAGPLKVSLHTADGTALAAPITVAVKNDTWTKYTGSLRATATSDAARLSVQADGTGTLRLDEVSLFPRDTYKGRANGLRKDLAEKVAALKPGFVRFPGGCLVNTGSHYPYDAANNFPRARSYQWKDTVGPVETRATNANFWGYNQSYGLGYYEYFQFSEDIGAMPLPVVPAMVVGCGQNRATDDEALLQKHIQDTLDLIEFANGPVTSTWGKLRADMGHPKPFGLTHVGVGNEENLPEEYWAAFLKFEAAIKAAYPGITVISNSGPDDQGATFENLWAKNRAHGSDMVDEHYYNSPSWFLQNNARYDAYDRNGPDVFLGEYASLDNKLFNSLAEAAYMTGLERNADVVKMASYAPLLANIDNVQWRPDMIWFDNDESWGSTSYQVQKLFMNNVGDRVVPSTASGNVLQPKPITGAIGLSTWRTAAVYDDVKVTRPDGTVLFSDDFNDGDADGWTPVQPRGTWTVTNNAYTQTDTASEDTMVKAATISETDYDYTLKATKTAGAEGFLVAFGIQETGQFYWWNLGGWNNTQGAVEKGVTSAKEQILTKPNSVETGKTYDLKIQVRGTKVTLILDGQEWGSFDDNKVSEPFAQVITEDTRSGELIVKVVNAQDSAAVTKIDLAGRRVARTARMTVITGDPGEQNTRSAEPIQPVTSTVSGISSTFTREFPANSVTFLRIKTR; encoded by the coding sequence ATGCCCAGAATCCCCACCCGCCTCGTGGGCGCGGCGGCCGTCCTGGTCTCGCTCCCACTCGCGGTCGCCCCGCCCGTCTCGGCGGCCGCGGTCGAGCCGGACTACACCATCACGGTGAAGCCCGGTGCGACCGGCGCCGCGATCCCGAAATCGATGTACGGCGTCTTCTTCGAGGACATCAACTACGCGGCCGACGGCGGCCTCTACGCCGAGCTGGTCCGTAACCGCTCGTTCGAGTTCCTGCCGGCCGACAACCGCGCGTACACCGGCCTGACCGGTTGGACCGTGACCGGCACGGCTACGACGGTAAACGACGACCAGCGGCTCAACGAGCGCAACCGCACCTACCTGCGGCTCACCGCCCCGGCTCAGATCACCAACTCCGGCTACAACACGGGACTGGCCGTCGAGCGCGGCGAGCGTTACGACTTCTCGGTCTGGGCCCGCTCCGACGCCGCCGGCCCGCTGAAGGTCTCGCTGCACACCGCTGACGGCACGGCGCTGGCCGCGCCGATCACGGTCGCGGTGAAGAACGACACCTGGACGAAGTACACCGGCAGCCTGCGGGCCACGGCCACCAGCGACGCGGCCCGGCTGAGCGTGCAGGCGGACGGCACCGGCACGCTGCGGCTCGACGAGGTCTCGCTGTTCCCGCGGGACACCTACAAGGGCCGGGCCAACGGGCTGCGCAAGGATCTGGCCGAGAAGGTCGCCGCGCTGAAGCCGGGCTTTGTACGCTTCCCCGGCGGCTGCCTCGTCAACACCGGCAGCCACTACCCGTACGACGCGGCGAACAACTTCCCGCGCGCCCGGTCCTACCAGTGGAAGGACACCGTCGGGCCGGTCGAGACGCGGGCCACCAACGCGAACTTCTGGGGCTACAACCAGTCCTACGGTCTCGGCTACTACGAGTACTTCCAGTTCTCCGAGGACATCGGCGCGATGCCGCTGCCGGTCGTGCCGGCCATGGTCGTCGGCTGCGGCCAGAACCGGGCGACCGACGACGAGGCGCTGCTGCAGAAGCACATCCAGGACACCCTCGACCTGATCGAGTTCGCCAACGGCCCGGTCACCTCGACCTGGGGCAAGCTGCGCGCCGACATGGGCCACCCGAAGCCGTTCGGCCTGACCCACGTCGGGGTCGGCAACGAGGAGAACCTGCCCGAGGAGTACTGGGCGGCGTTCCTCAAGTTCGAGGCGGCGATCAAGGCGGCGTATCCGGGGATCACCGTGATCAGCAACTCCGGGCCGGACGACCAGGGCGCCACCTTCGAGAACCTGTGGGCCAAGAACCGGGCGCACGGCTCGGACATGGTCGACGAGCACTACTACAACAGCCCGAGCTGGTTCCTGCAGAACAATGCGCGCTACGACGCGTACGACCGCAACGGCCCCGATGTCTTCCTGGGCGAGTACGCCTCGCTGGACAACAAGCTGTTCAATTCGCTCGCCGAGGCGGCGTACATGACCGGCCTGGAGCGCAACGCCGACGTGGTGAAGATGGCCTCGTACGCGCCGCTGCTCGCGAACATCGACAACGTGCAGTGGCGGCCGGACATGATCTGGTTCGACAACGACGAGTCGTGGGGTTCGACCAGCTACCAGGTGCAGAAACTGTTCATGAACAACGTCGGTGACCGGGTGGTGCCGTCGACGGCCAGCGGCAACGTGCTGCAGCCGAAGCCGATCACCGGCGCGATCGGGCTCTCCACCTGGCGTACCGCCGCGGTCTACGACGACGTGAAGGTCACCAGGCCGGACGGCACCGTGCTGTTCAGCGACGACTTCAACGACGGCGACGCGGACGGCTGGACCCCGGTGCAGCCGCGCGGCACGTGGACGGTCACGAACAACGCGTACACCCAGACCGACACGGCGTCCGAGGACACCATGGTCAAGGCGGCCACGATCAGCGAGACCGATTACGACTACACGCTGAAGGCCACCAAGACCGCCGGCGCGGAGGGCTTCCTGGTCGCCTTCGGCATCCAGGAGACCGGCCAGTTCTACTGGTGGAACCTGGGCGGCTGGAACAACACCCAGGGCGCCGTCGAGAAGGGCGTCACCAGCGCCAAGGAGCAGATCCTCACCAAGCCGAACTCGGTCGAGACCGGAAAGACCTACGACCTCAAGATCCAGGTACGCGGTACGAAGGTCACCCTGATCCTCGACGGTCAGGAGTGGGGCAGCTTCGACGACAACAAGGTGAGCGAACCGTTCGCCCAGGTCATCACCGAGGACACCAGGTCCGGCGAGCTGATCGTCAAGGTCGTCAACGCGCAGGACAGCGCGGCGGTCACGAAGATCGACCTGGCCGGGCGCAGGGTGGCCCGGACCGCGCGGATGACCGTGATCACCGGTGACCCGGGCGAGCAGAACACCCGCTCCGCCGAGCCGATCCAGCCGGTCACCAGCACGGTCAGCGGCATCTCCTCGACCTTCACCCGGGAGTTCCCGGCCAACTCGGTCACCTTCCTGCGCATCAAGACCCGATAG
- a CDS encoding RrF2 family transcriptional regulator, with protein MRLNRSTDIGLRILMLAAARSEDLLTIDELAAGVSVPRSHLAKVVQRLQHLGLLDTVRGRGGGVRLATAAADASVGRLIRDLEGETEVVDCAGAQPCPLSTGNCRLRGALRVAQEAFYASLDPITVGDLAAPPVRQVLLTLGRSG; from the coding sequence GTGCGACTGAACCGTTCCACCGACATCGGGCTCCGGATCTTGATGCTCGCCGCGGCCCGTTCGGAAGATCTGCTGACGATCGACGAGCTGGCCGCCGGCGTCTCGGTCCCGCGCAGCCACCTCGCCAAGGTGGTCCAGCGGCTGCAGCACCTCGGCCTGCTCGACACCGTTCGCGGCCGGGGCGGCGGTGTCCGGCTCGCCACCGCGGCAGCGGACGCGTCGGTCGGCAGGCTCATCCGCGATCTCGAGGGCGAGACCGAGGTGGTGGACTGCGCCGGCGCGCAGCCGTGCCCGCTGAGCACGGGTAACTGCCGGCTGCGGGGTGCGCTGCGCGTCGCACAGGAGGCGTTCTACGCCTCGCTCGACCCGATCACCGTCGGCGACCTGGCCGCCCCACCGGTCCGCCAGGTCCTGCTCACCCTCGGCCGATCCGGCTGA
- a CDS encoding glycoside hydrolase family 43 protein, translated as MNRRTLLRGSLGVSAAGALGALAASGAEGAPQLRSDAEIYGVPTVDPLITQRADPFITRPVGGMYYFTGSVPEYDRLVVRGAATIAGLADAEETVIWRRPASGTMAGHIWAPELHRIGGKWYIYFAAGDSDDVFRIRTYVMESALDDPRDASGWTLKGKLVTEWEGFTLDATTFSHRGRQYLVWAQSEPEIAVNTSLYIAEMANPWTLRSKPTRIATPTKSWEIQGFRVNEGPAVLIRNGKVFIAFSASATDARYCMGLLTADASDNLLDRASWTKTPDPIFVTNRATSRFGPGHNSFTVAEDGKTDVLVYHARDYEAITGDPLYDPNRHTRVQKLYWHEDGTPLFGIPVGAGGPIVRLSPSDSPRSFVKHEGDAVIAERAPRELELTQFRFVAAADGTETIQSVDQPAKFVTVSGSTVSLSTTGTPVVRAASRDGVTIRVTTGGYLRHAAGQITVGDKATVFKLS; from the coding sequence ATGAATCGTCGTACCCTGCTGCGGGGTTCTCTCGGGGTGAGCGCGGCCGGCGCGCTGGGCGCGCTCGCGGCCAGCGGCGCGGAAGGCGCGCCCCAGCTGCGCAGCGATGCTGAAATCTATGGTGTGCCGACCGTCGACCCGCTGATCACCCAGCGCGCCGACCCGTTCATCACCCGCCCGGTCGGCGGCATGTACTACTTCACCGGCTCGGTACCGGAGTACGACCGCCTGGTCGTGCGCGGCGCCGCGACGATCGCGGGCTTGGCCGACGCCGAGGAGACCGTCATCTGGCGGCGCCCGGCGAGCGGCACCATGGCCGGGCACATCTGGGCGCCGGAGCTGCACCGCATCGGCGGCAAGTGGTACATCTACTTCGCCGCCGGCGACTCCGACGACGTCTTCCGGATCCGCACCTACGTGATGGAGTCGGCGCTCGACGACCCGCGCGACGCCTCCGGCTGGACGCTGAAGGGCAAGCTGGTCACCGAGTGGGAAGGCTTCACGCTCGACGCCACCACCTTCAGCCACCGCGGTAGGCAGTACCTGGTGTGGGCGCAGAGCGAGCCGGAGATCGCGGTCAACACCAGCCTCTACATCGCCGAGATGGCGAACCCGTGGACGCTGAGGAGCAAGCCCACCCGGATCGCTACGCCCACGAAGAGCTGGGAGATCCAGGGCTTCCGGGTGAACGAGGGCCCGGCCGTGCTGATCCGCAACGGGAAGGTGTTCATCGCCTTCTCGGCCAGCGCCACCGACGCCCGGTACTGCATGGGCCTGCTCACCGCCGACGCCTCCGACAACCTGCTCGACCGGGCGAGCTGGACCAAGACGCCCGACCCGATCTTCGTCACCAACCGGGCCACCTCGCGCTTCGGCCCTGGTCACAACTCGTTCACGGTGGCCGAGGACGGGAAGACCGACGTGCTGGTCTACCACGCCCGCGACTACGAGGCGATCACCGGCGACCCGCTGTACGACCCGAACCGGCACACCCGAGTGCAGAAGCTCTACTGGCACGAGGACGGCACGCCGCTGTTCGGCATCCCGGTGGGTGCGGGTGGGCCGATCGTCCGGCTCTCCCCCAGCGACTCGCCGCGCTCGTTCGTCAAGCACGAGGGTGACGCGGTGATCGCCGAGCGGGCGCCACGGGAGCTGGAGCTGACCCAGTTCCGGTTCGTCGCGGCCGCCGACGGCACCGAGACGATCCAGTCGGTGGACCAGCCGGCGAAGTTCGTCACGGTCAGCGGCAGCACGGTGTCGCTGAGCACCACCGGAACCCCGGTGGTCCGGGCCGCGTCCCGGGACGGGGTGACCATCCGGGTCACCACCGGCGGCTATCTGCGGCACGCCGCCGGACAGATCACCGTCGGTGACAAGGCCACGGTGTTCAAGCTCAGCTGA
- a CDS encoding putative bifunctional diguanylate cyclase/phosphodiesterase codes for MTTTATGPSPRLPHKLGEIGVPLTPLPAGTPLAEIEAVLAADPLAPGVVIRTATGFRLISRAAAARAAHAGLGPTAADLPGADVPPVPAGTDLDLAAEAALARPATEREEPVLISWTDGRYGAVAMIELLAGMAGRFTRLSRTDPLTGLPNRAMVHAEGQRRLDAGELTAVIHLGLDRFQDANDVLGHHGADTLLHLVAGALSDARGPGELAARLDGDQFVVLVSELPPGQTPQSIGRRLAAGIRGPHPVDGLPISVEASVGISLADHHDVTVLMRRAAAAMRRAKHERTGVVEWSPGLDTNQRVDLRQLTELRAGLRAGHLRLHYQPLHDARTRELHGVEALVRWQHPQRGLLPPGVFLPDAERSDVILELTDWVLAEALHQAAVWHRAGHHVPVSVNLPPAYLAQDRAVPTIKTLLDLERLPPSLLTVEITETAVLTRPDLVAAQLAELRAVGVRAAIDDFGTGYTSLGLLPRLPIDELKIDRSFVVRVHDSPAHATIIDSVIAIARSLGMIVVAEGVEDEPTAADLAVAGVDLLQGYHLNRPQPPEALPAHFSPCRPVPAAA; via the coding sequence GTGACGACGACGGCCACCGGTCCGAGCCCGCGGCTGCCGCACAAGCTGGGCGAGATCGGCGTACCGCTGACGCCGCTGCCGGCGGGCACCCCGCTCGCCGAGATCGAAGCCGTGCTGGCCGCGGATCCGCTCGCGCCCGGCGTCGTCATCCGGACCGCGACCGGATTCCGGCTGATCAGCCGGGCCGCCGCCGCCCGCGCCGCGCACGCCGGCCTCGGCCCCACCGCCGCCGACCTGCCCGGCGCCGACGTGCCGCCGGTGCCGGCCGGCACCGATCTCGACCTCGCCGCCGAGGCTGCGCTGGCCCGCCCGGCCACCGAGCGCGAGGAACCGGTGCTGATCAGCTGGACCGACGGCCGGTACGGCGCGGTCGCCATGATCGAACTGCTGGCCGGGATGGCCGGCCGGTTCACCCGGCTGTCGCGGACCGACCCGCTCACCGGACTGCCGAACCGCGCCATGGTGCACGCCGAGGGGCAGCGCCGGCTCGACGCCGGTGAGCTGACCGCGGTGATCCACCTGGGACTCGACCGCTTCCAGGACGCCAACGACGTGCTCGGCCACCACGGCGCCGACACCCTGCTGCACCTGGTCGCCGGCGCGCTCAGCGACGCCCGCGGACCGGGTGAGCTGGCCGCCCGCCTGGACGGCGACCAGTTCGTCGTGCTCGTCTCCGAGTTACCGCCCGGGCAGACCCCGCAGAGCATCGGCCGCCGCCTGGCCGCCGGCATCCGCGGCCCGCACCCGGTCGACGGGCTGCCGATCAGCGTCGAGGCCAGCGTCGGGATCAGCCTCGCCGACCACCACGACGTCACCGTGCTGATGCGCCGGGCCGCCGCGGCGATGCGGCGGGCCAAGCACGAGCGGACCGGCGTGGTGGAGTGGTCGCCGGGCCTGGACACCAACCAGCGGGTCGACCTGCGGCAGCTCACCGAACTGCGGGCCGGGCTGCGCGCCGGTCACCTGCGGCTGCACTACCAGCCGCTGCACGACGCGCGCACCCGGGAGCTGCACGGCGTGGAGGCGCTCGTCCGCTGGCAGCACCCGCAGCGTGGCCTGCTGCCGCCCGGGGTCTTCCTGCCCGACGCCGAGCGCTCCGACGTGATCCTGGAGCTGACCGACTGGGTGCTCGCCGAGGCGCTGCATCAGGCCGCGGTCTGGCATCGGGCCGGTCACCACGTACCGGTGTCGGTCAACCTGCCGCCCGCCTACCTGGCCCAGGACCGCGCCGTACCGACCATCAAGACCCTGCTCGACCTGGAGCGGCTGCCGCCGTCCCTGCTCACTGTGGAGATCACCGAGACCGCCGTGCTGACCCGGCCGGACCTGGTCGCCGCGCAGCTCGCCGAACTGCGCGCGGTCGGCGTCCGGGCCGCGATCGACGACTTCGGCACCGGCTACACCTCGCTCGGGCTGCTGCCGCGGCTGCCGATCGACGAGCTGAAGATCGACCGCTCGTTCGTGGTCCGGGTGCACGACTCCCCGGCGCACGCCACGATCATCGACTCGGTGATCGCGATCGCCCGGTCCCTCGGGATGATCGTGGTCGCCGAAGGGGTGGAGGACGAGCCGACCGCCGCCGACCTGGCGGTGGCCGGCGTCGACCTGCTGCAGGGCTACCACCTCAACCGGCCGCAGCCGCCGGAGGCCCTGCCGGCCCACTTCAGCCCGTGCCGACCGGTCCCGGCGGCCGCCTGA
- a CDS encoding globin domain-containing protein: MLSASSAPVIEATLPVVGEHLEEITGVFYQTMIGENPELLNLFSRSAQATGEQRSALGGAVAAYAAHLIGAGPDGVPFEHIVERIAQRHCALGIRPEQYTMVGRYLLGAVGTVLGDAVTPQIAAAWDEVYWLFAARLIGREARIYGEAGVDGADPWQLYTVAQKITEAHDTVSFVLVPADGGPAPHFTPGQYVTVAAELPGAGRQLRQYSLSQAATGGTLRITVRRVRGTGGAPDGVVSGHLHDHVSAGDRLRISKPYGDLTLRTGDSPLLLVSAGVGITPMAAILEHVARTQPTREVIAVHADRTPDRHPLRADMSGNGARLRTFRSLSWYEQPTAEPDTYTGRIDTDLIPVHPDAEVYLCGPVPFMQSVRAGLHRRGIPDERIRYEVFGSEQWRPAPVPAAA, translated from the coding sequence ATGCTGTCCGCATCCAGCGCCCCGGTCATCGAGGCGACCCTGCCCGTCGTCGGCGAACACCTCGAGGAGATCACCGGCGTCTTCTACCAGACGATGATCGGCGAGAACCCGGAGCTGCTGAACCTGTTCAGCCGCAGCGCGCAGGCCACCGGTGAGCAGCGCAGCGCGCTCGGCGGGGCGGTCGCGGCGTACGCCGCCCACCTGATCGGCGCCGGGCCGGACGGCGTGCCCTTCGAGCACATCGTGGAGCGCATCGCGCAGCGGCACTGCGCCCTCGGCATCCGCCCGGAGCAGTACACGATGGTCGGCCGCTACCTGCTCGGCGCGGTCGGCACCGTGCTCGGTGACGCGGTCACGCCGCAGATCGCGGCCGCCTGGGACGAGGTCTACTGGCTGTTCGCCGCGCGGCTGATCGGGCGGGAGGCGCGGATCTACGGCGAGGCCGGGGTGGACGGCGCCGACCCGTGGCAGCTCTACACCGTGGCCCAGAAGATCACCGAGGCGCACGACACGGTCTCGTTCGTGCTGGTCCCGGCCGACGGCGGGCCGGCGCCGCACTTCACCCCCGGCCAGTACGTGACGGTCGCCGCCGAACTGCCCGGCGCCGGGCGCCAGCTGCGGCAGTACTCGCTGTCCCAGGCCGCCACCGGTGGCACGTTGCGGATCACGGTCCGGCGGGTACGCGGCACCGGCGGCGCCCCCGACGGAGTGGTCTCCGGGCACCTGCACGACCACGTGTCCGCCGGTGATCGACTGCGGATCAGCAAGCCGTACGGTGACCTCACCCTGCGCACCGGCGACAGCCCGTTGCTGCTGGTCAGCGCCGGGGTCGGGATCACCCCGATGGCGGCGATCCTGGAGCACGTGGCGCGTACCCAGCCAACCCGCGAGGTGATCGCGGTGCACGCCGACCGCACCCCGGACCGGCACCCGCTGCGCGCCGACATGAGCGGCAACGGCGCACGGCTGCGCACCTTCCGCAGCCTCTCCTGGTACGAGCAGCCGACCGCCGAACCGGACACCTACACCGGCCGGATCGACACCGACCTGATCCCCGTGCACCCGGACGCCGAGGTGTACCTGTGCGGCCCGGTCCCGTTCATGCAGTCGGTACGGGCCGGCCTGCACCGCCGCGGCATCCCGGACGAGCGGATCCGCTACGAGGTGTTCGGCTCCGAGCAGTGGCGCCCGGCGCCGGTCCCGGCAGCCGCCTGA
- a CDS encoding PhoX family protein, with the protein MSDKIRRFLPVLGHSGGSRDAMTCLYRCGNACDHPVPNKSDNPYLGDIVHAEMSRRGVVRAGAVGAMVLGFGGAAAAAAGPAAAAPVEAAPVGEALLGASHWQKAGKLSFEAVEPNTLDAVTIPAGYRTEVVIRWGDPVVAGAPAFNLAKQTGKTQSKQFGYNNDFVGVIPLPGSKNRALLVVNHEYTNENLMFPNFVSQDALTLDQVEAAIAAHGLSVVEIERVGRTGQWVPVKGRRLAYNRRITALETEFKLTGPAAGTAALKTALDPRGTTVIGTLNNCAGGVTPWGTVLSGEENFNQYFVGGDGVPAADKPKLNRYGINTTTRYPSDSRKWDRAQERFDLAKHPNEANRFGWIVEVDPLNPDAPPRKHTALGRFKHEGANVIVARSGHVVAYMGDDERFDYLYKFVSDKKYIDSDSPWARKHNLSLLESGTLYVARVTGDSPATEIDGTGKLPADGKFDGKGVWIKLVSGNKSYVPGMTAADVLTFTRLAGDAVLATKMDRPEDVQPSLRTGKIYAAMTNNTNRGVGTNAPADEANPRNANKHGHIFEIVEDRGDHTGDSFRWSLPIVCGDPKAADTYFGGYDKDAVSPISCPDNVAFDSAGNLWISTDGNALGTNDGLFATPIEGRERGHLKQFLTVPKGAETCGPFITDDDRSVFVAVQHPGELSGASVEKPASVWPDGDYAKPGVIVTWRTDGRPVGS; encoded by the coding sequence ATGTCCGACAAGATTCGCCGTTTCCTGCCGGTGCTGGGACACAGCGGCGGCAGCCGGGACGCGATGACCTGTCTTTACCGCTGTGGCAACGCGTGTGACCACCCAGTTCCGAACAAGTCCGACAACCCGTACCTCGGCGACATCGTCCACGCCGAGATGAGCCGCCGTGGCGTGGTCCGCGCCGGCGCGGTCGGCGCGATGGTGCTCGGCTTCGGTGGCGCTGCGGCAGCGGCCGCGGGGCCCGCTGCGGCCGCCCCCGTTGAGGCCGCGCCGGTCGGTGAGGCGCTGCTGGGCGCCAGCCACTGGCAGAAGGCCGGCAAGCTGAGCTTCGAGGCCGTCGAGCCGAACACGCTGGACGCCGTCACCATCCCGGCCGGCTACCGGACCGAGGTCGTGATCCGCTGGGGTGACCCGGTGGTGGCCGGCGCCCCCGCCTTCAACCTCGCCAAGCAGACCGGCAAGACCCAGTCGAAGCAGTTCGGCTACAACAACGACTTCGTCGGTGTGATCCCGCTGCCCGGCTCCAAGAACCGGGCGCTGCTCGTGGTCAACCACGAGTACACCAACGAGAACCTGATGTTCCCGAACTTCGTCAGCCAGGACGCGCTCACCCTCGACCAGGTGGAGGCGGCCATCGCGGCGCACGGCCTGTCCGTGGTCGAGATCGAGCGGGTCGGGCGTACCGGGCAGTGGGTGCCCGTCAAGGGCCGTCGCCTGGCCTACAACCGCCGGATCACCGCGCTGGAGACCGAGTTCAAGCTCACCGGCCCGGCGGCCGGCACGGCGGCCCTGAAGACCGCGCTCGACCCGCGCGGCACCACGGTCATCGGCACCCTGAACAACTGCGCCGGCGGCGTCACCCCGTGGGGCACCGTGCTCTCCGGCGAGGAGAACTTCAACCAGTACTTCGTCGGCGGCGACGGCGTCCCGGCGGCCGACAAGCCGAAGCTCAACCGCTACGGCATCAACACCACCACCCGCTACCCGAGCGACTCCCGCAAGTGGGACCGCGCGCAGGAGCGGTTCGACCTGGCCAAGCACCCCAACGAGGCGAACCGGTTCGGCTGGATCGTCGAGGTCGACCCGCTCAACCCGGACGCCCCGCCGCGCAAGCACACCGCGCTGGGCCGGTTCAAGCACGAGGGCGCGAACGTCATCGTGGCCCGCAGCGGGCACGTGGTCGCGTACATGGGCGACGACGAGCGGTTCGACTACCTGTACAAGTTCGTCTCGGACAAGAAGTACATCGACAGCGACTCGCCGTGGGCGCGCAAGCACAACCTCTCGCTCCTCGAGTCGGGCACCCTGTACGTCGCCCGGGTCACCGGCGACAGCCCGGCCACCGAGATCGACGGCACCGGCAAGCTCCCGGCCGACGGCAAGTTCGACGGCAAGGGCGTCTGGATCAAGCTGGTCTCCGGCAACAAGTCGTACGTGCCCGGCATGACGGCCGCCGACGTGCTGACCTTCACCCGGCTCGCCGGTGACGCGGTCCTCGCCACCAAGATGGACCGGCCGGAGGACGTGCAGCCGAGCCTGCGCACCGGCAAGATCTACGCGGCGATGACCAACAACACCAACCGCGGTGTCGGCACGAACGCGCCGGCCGACGAGGCCAACCCGCGCAACGCCAACAAGCACGGCCACATCTTCGAGATCGTCGAGGACCGGGGCGACCACACCGGTGACTCGTTCCGGTGGTCGCTGCCGATCGTCTGCGGCGACCCGAAGGCGGCCGACACCTACTTCGGTGGGTACGACAAGGACGCCGTCTCGCCGATCTCCTGCCCGGACAACGTCGCCTTCGACAGCGCCGGCAACCTCTGGATCTCGACCGACGGCAACGCGCTGGGCACCAACGACGGCCTGTTCGCCACCCCGATCGAGGGCAGGGAGCGGGGCCACCTCAAGCAGTTCCTCACCGTGCCCAAGGGCGCCGAGACCTGCGGCCCGTTCATCACCGACGACGACCGGTCGGTCTTCGTCGCGGTCCAGCACCCCGGCGAGCTCAGCGGCGCGTCGGTGGAGAAGCCCGCGTCGGTCTGGCCGGACGGCGACTACGCCAAGCCGGGCGTGATCGTGACGTGGCGTACCGATGGTCGCCCGGTCGGTAGCTGA
- a CDS encoding PAS domain-containing protein, whose amino-acid sequence MLTVDAPQISAPPAASVRDRAVDAAGLAFLHVDRTGLIRDWNPAAERLFGWRREEILGQPLADTLVPPALRAAHSAGFARRLVTGGDGDAIGHRVEMPALHRDGRELRVSMMIDQLGDEGFTAFVSDQTDWYLAQQELQRSNALIGAILQHTTAMISAKDLDGRYLFVNGEFERIFQVTAADMVGRAESEMVSASVAAVGRAHDIEVAETGTAKTVLEEVPFGDDIRQYVVTRVPLTDPDGSVYGVCMIAIDDTARRRSQDVIAAGEQRFWNTVNNAPGMLYQFRMEPDGSTAFTFVSDGCRDIYHLEPEEIIQTPNRAIDMIAEEDRESFVASVLESARTLEPWDWRGSVLRRDGSRRWLYGVSRPHREPGGATVWDGMLLDRTRERDTELDLAAVRGDLDNLVDRLASTSFVVTVEPDAIGGSEPVAALAALVVPEERAGLDELWAAAVRGERVDAGRTGPGGPVHIRMRARRDGARTQVGVACFELGRMR is encoded by the coding sequence GTGTTGACCGTCGACGCACCTCAGATCAGCGCCCCGCCGGCGGCCTCCGTCCGTGATCGCGCCGTGGACGCCGCCGGCCTGGCGTTCCTGCACGTGGACCGGACCGGCCTGATCCGGGACTGGAACCCGGCCGCGGAGCGGCTCTTCGGCTGGCGACGCGAGGAGATCCTCGGGCAGCCGCTGGCCGACACCCTCGTGCCGCCGGCGCTGCGGGCCGCGCACAGCGCCGGTTTCGCCCGGCGACTGGTGACCGGCGGCGACGGTGACGCCATCGGGCACCGGGTGGAGATGCCCGCGCTGCACCGCGACGGGCGTGAGCTGCGCGTCTCCATGATGATCGACCAGCTGGGCGACGAGGGCTTCACCGCGTTCGTCTCCGACCAGACCGACTGGTACCTGGCGCAGCAGGAGCTGCAGCGCAGCAACGCGCTGATCGGCGCGATCCTGCAGCACACCACCGCGATGATCTCGGCGAAGGACCTGGACGGCCGGTACCTGTTCGTCAACGGCGAGTTCGAGCGGATCTTCCAGGTGACCGCCGCGGACATGGTCGGCCGGGCCGAGTCGGAGATGGTGTCGGCGTCGGTGGCCGCGGTCGGCCGCGCCCACGACATCGAGGTGGCCGAGACCGGAACCGCCAAGACCGTCCTCGAAGAGGTCCCGTTCGGCGACGACATCCGCCAGTACGTGGTGACCCGGGTGCCGCTGACCGACCCGGACGGCTCGGTCTACGGGGTCTGCATGATCGCCATCGACGACACCGCGCGGCGCCGCAGCCAGGACGTCATCGCCGCCGGTGAGCAGCGGTTCTGGAACACGGTCAACAACGCGCCCGGCATGCTCTACCAGTTCCGGATGGAACCGGACGGCAGCACGGCCTTCACCTTCGTCTCCGACGGCTGCCGCGACATCTACCACCTGGAGCCGGAGGAGATCATCCAGACTCCGAACCGGGCCATCGACATGATCGCCGAGGAGGACCGGGAGTCCTTCGTCGCCAGCGTGCTGGAGTCGGCGCGCACCCTGGAGCCGTGGGACTGGCGGGGCAGCGTGCTGCGCCGCGACGGCAGCCGCCGCTGGCTGTACGGCGTCTCCCGCCCGCACCGCGAGCCCGGCGGCGCGACCGTCTGGGACGGCATGCTGCTCGACCGCACCCGCGAGCGGGACACCGAACTCGACCTCGCCGCGGTCCGCGGCGACCTGGACAACCTGGTCGACCGGCTGGCCAGCACCTCGTTCGTCGTCACCGTGGAGCCGGACGCGATCGGCGGTTCGGAGCCGGTGGCGGCGCTGGCGGCCCTGGTGGTCCCGGAGGAACGCGCCGGCCTGGACGAACTGTGGGCGGCCGCCGTGCGCGGCGAACGGGTCGACGCCGGGCGCACCGGTCCCGGCGGGCCGGTCCACATCCGGATGCGGGCCCGTCGCGACGGCGCCCGTACCCAGGTCGGCGTGGCCTGCTTCGAACTCGGGCGGATGCGGTGA